In Curtobacterium sp. TC1, the following proteins share a genomic window:
- a CDS encoding helix-turn-helix transcriptional regulator, whose amino-acid sequence MTTERDDARRTAVLLPGERLGLALDERCPEFEELLLAPPLHGIRPDGHDWLRRRYEQIVPLVLPAALRAVEHGEPLDPDCLVRLREVAAASAGDPQVDVSVVLRGALPAIRVFALVMHTATREHATTIDHAGRTMLAMSRASLVAHELGSCWAEAWAQHRGGASGDATTALGTDDIDLVASAPGLDETEERMLALAARGLSNDAIAKETAYSRQAVAWHLGRLMKSWNAPNRTALVSVAFVRGWIRSRRDLRLAARKPPSAIEAPTHDDAP is encoded by the coding sequence ATGACGACCGAGCGCGACGACGCACGACGGACGGCCGTGCTGCTCCCGGGGGAGCGGCTGGGCCTGGCGCTCGACGAACGGTGTCCGGAGTTCGAGGAACTGCTGCTCGCGCCACCGTTGCACGGCATCCGACCCGACGGGCACGACTGGCTCCGGCGTCGCTACGAGCAGATCGTCCCGCTCGTGCTCCCCGCGGCGCTGCGGGCCGTCGAGCACGGTGAGCCGCTCGATCCCGATTGCCTCGTCCGGCTGCGCGAGGTCGCAGCCGCCAGCGCCGGAGACCCGCAGGTCGACGTCTCGGTCGTGCTCCGCGGCGCCCTGCCCGCCATCCGTGTCTTCGCCCTCGTCATGCACACGGCCACCCGCGAGCACGCGACGACGATCGACCACGCCGGCCGGACGATGCTCGCGATGAGCCGAGCCTCACTCGTCGCCCACGAACTCGGCTCGTGCTGGGCCGAGGCCTGGGCGCAGCACCGGGGAGGCGCGTCGGGAGACGCGACGACAGCGCTCGGCACCGACGACATCGACCTGGTGGCGTCGGCGCCCGGCCTGGACGAGACCGAGGAACGGATGCTGGCGCTCGCCGCCCGCGGGCTCTCGAACGACGCCATCGCGAAGGAGACCGCGTACAGCCGGCAGGCCGTGGCCTGGCACCTCGGGCGGCTGATGAAGTCGTGGAACGCGCCGAACCGGACGGCGCTGGTGTCGGTCGCCTTCGTCCGGGGCTGGATCCGGTCTCGGCGGGACCTCCGGCTGGCTGCGCGCAAGCCGCCGTCGGCGATCGAAGCGCCGACGCACGACGACGCCCCCTGA
- a CDS encoding bifunctional glycosyltransferase family 2/GtrA family protein, with protein sequence MSGMTETNQTLDIDIVVPCYNEQDTLAAHVRRLHTFCRTSLHHTWRITIADNASTDDTARIADDLAAMLPGVHAVHLAEKGRGRALKAVWGASPATVLVYVDEDLSTDLAALEPLVAPLLSGHSDLAIGTRLADSSRVVRGSKREFISRSYNLLLRTTMGVSFSDAQCGFKAVTKRAAERLLPLCEDDAWFFDTEMLVLAEHAGLRIHEVPVDWVDDVNSSVQIASTATEDLKGMWRVSRGIATGRVPVGTVYDAIGRRPFTPPHVGFLGQVLRFGAIGVLSTVAFAVLYALFRPAIGAQTADFLALLLTAIGNTALNRRFTFGVRGRAGAGRHHVQGLVVFGIAWAITSGSLVVLHSSVPGASHGAEILVLTAANLFATCVRFVLFKAWVFRSGRRRPELIRPGTTPAADASTAATEPIAVDERTGERAA encoded by the coding sequence ATGAGCGGCATGACGGAGACGAACCAGACCCTCGACATCGACATCGTCGTCCCCTGCTACAACGAGCAGGACACGCTCGCGGCCCACGTCCGACGCCTGCACACCTTCTGCCGGACGTCGTTGCACCACACCTGGCGGATCACGATCGCCGACAACGCCTCGACCGACGACACCGCGCGCATCGCCGACGACCTGGCTGCCATGCTGCCCGGCGTGCACGCGGTCCACCTGGCCGAGAAGGGCCGTGGCCGGGCGCTGAAGGCCGTGTGGGGTGCTTCCCCGGCAACCGTGCTCGTGTACGTGGACGAGGACCTGTCCACCGACCTCGCCGCCCTCGAGCCGCTCGTCGCACCGCTGCTCTCCGGGCACTCCGACCTGGCGATCGGCACACGGCTGGCGGACTCGTCGCGTGTCGTCCGGGGCAGCAAGCGCGAGTTCATCTCCCGCTCGTACAACCTGCTGCTCCGCACGACGATGGGGGTGTCGTTCTCGGACGCGCAGTGCGGGTTCAAGGCCGTCACGAAGCGGGCGGCGGAACGGCTGCTGCCGTTGTGCGAGGACGACGCGTGGTTCTTCGACACCGAGATGCTCGTGCTGGCCGAGCACGCGGGGCTGCGCATCCACGAGGTGCCGGTGGACTGGGTCGACGACGTGAACTCGTCGGTGCAGATCGCCTCGACCGCCACGGAGGACCTGAAGGGCATGTGGCGCGTCTCGCGGGGCATCGCCACCGGGCGGGTGCCGGTGGGCACCGTGTACGACGCGATCGGCCGTCGACCGTTCACGCCGCCGCACGTCGGGTTCCTCGGGCAGGTGCTGCGCTTCGGCGCCATCGGGGTGCTGTCGACCGTGGCGTTCGCGGTGCTGTACGCCCTGTTCCGTCCGGCGATCGGGGCACAGACGGCGGACTTCCTCGCCCTGCTGCTGACGGCGATCGGCAACACCGCGCTGAACCGTCGCTTCACCTTCGGGGTGCGCGGACGTGCCGGTGCTGGTCGGCACCACGTGCAGGGGTTGGTCGTCTTCGGCATCGCGTGGGCGATCACCTCTGGATCGCTGGTCGTGCTGCACAGCAGCGTGCCGGGAGCCTCGCACGGTGCCGAGATCCTGGTGCTGACGGCCGCCAACCTGTTCGCGACGTGCGTCCGGTTCGTGCTGTTCAAGGCGTGGGTGTTCCGCAGCGGTCGTCGTCGTCCCGAGCTCATCCGCCCGGGGACGACCCCCGCCGCCGACGCCAGCACCGCGGCGACCGAGCCGATCGCCGTCGACGAGCGGACCGGCGAGCGCGCAGCCTGA
- a CDS encoding glutamate synthase-related protein — MNPTSFGLYDPARESSDCGVGFITRLDGTPSHDVIRKGDEALCAIPHRGGKSAEGVGDGAGVSIDLSVEFFSAITGQELRAGHFGVANCFVPSSDGAHGADERARAEQTVTDAITAEGFELLVVRDVPVDHSVARPEAEQYQLPIVQWVFRAPEQWDRAEVDAAANRALLAIESVSYGEAAEQRAEHAALYPLSLSARTQILKGRLNSGEVIGYFTDLRDPRHSVRTLYFHTRFSTNTEPHPTMAQPFRLMAHNGELNTDRKNRLSDEALARARTRSIVRPPGQSDSSRLDQTLQSRVFDDGLEIVEAVVSLMPPAWENDRTLTADVRDMLEYFSLYEEKNDGPAAVIFSDGDVVGARLDRLGLRPLRTVETTEYLMVSSEAGQVTFDADEVVHRGRIEAGGMLVVDHRTGTRMRTGEVLRMLAARRDYGTLLEAARVNLDDLPAPAYDRTRNTLGYAGDLSLAGRYVAYSLNQESFRFMLDPMLQNGSERISAMGYGNAINALSDTEGGMAKYFSQRFAQVTNPPLDSIREADGMSMRVALGAKPDGTGTTGRQLVVQSPILGHLDMVRLREQDIVPLERFDMLYVPVPADEQANADAMRGALDALCDAIEAFAARGGGIAVVTDREVSSTRAPLPVILAVAAVNQRLIETGLRLRVSVVAESGQLPSSHHVATALGFGAAAVYSLSARLRAEEKYPAAPAPAGELTATDLALKQFRKAAEKALAKTMGRVGLCTAESYIGGEFFEPNYLDTGDDVLARIFPHMQAPVGGVGFSRIAQAATDWHERARSVASEGQVPLLGLFKERSDGAGHSFGVASVRGFGGMTEERPAFERSGDSDALRLLTLGQLDDSFGITDAAYRNTGYDRLSDVEIDQHRITPGYVTFLQTTHDERSRRPAALRDVLALPADVTGIDTAEDFARELGRFSTSGNASVTVRGLSGSRPADDQDLPGGTERFRLELASTGTTGALRHQALADGLALLYPGQVDVDAVDDTRVTLRATGAAVGLLALLESAPDSVELDEVQPAHEITRTLASGAMSHGALVATAHEAVAHGTNMVGGMSNSGEGGEHHSRYGTIRGSRIKQFASGRFGIWAGYLADPMLEELEIKIGQGAKPGEGGQLPAPKVTVDIAAARGGTPGVELISPPPHHDTYSIEDLAQLIHDCKAARVRVIVKLVSSEGIGTIAVGVAKAGADVINVAGNTGGTGAAAVTSLKYAGRSAEIGVAEVHQALVANGLRSKVTLRCSGAHQTGSDVVTSALLGGDSFEFGTTALMMLGCVMAKNCNVKCPAGLTTNAEAFEGDPRALAQYLLNIAHDVRQILARLGLRSLREARGRTDLLQLLDHPASVGRLDARALLAQVPEKVVTDPEYLEKDFHTDDALLERIRTALVDHAQEHVLVHGVLLGNSDKSVGGQLGIDVERLLNHELGAEDVQGLPAVATDDRGRRRLVDGAVTIRTQGSAGQSYGVFNNDGIVLEHTGTANDGVGKSQSGGRIIVRAPGGGSADQGGNVLIGNFALFGATGGRTFVEGEAGDRFAVRNSGATAVVEGVGDFGCEYMTGGAVFNLGAFGKGLGNGMSGGFLYQYDPSGQVAQRASTDSLLVFPVTDTERGAFHEAGARLLLEWHLEATGSALAERLLADWETTRQHVYVGMPRALLLTQDAGEILAAATRPELLDELATSIATDKLRAFKVDYRDQRTVLGGRAPALGDQGDDMFSLLSSYTVLGVAQDVALERVPGAGPNDPRVAEAVKNLVLTEDFSVKQRVVKYLRGTLDRFADDQLATLIAIKRLDDYKRALTQRNNRSMDAPGTTGWIMHQNAKNDGRVREARFDELLATAALEDIARRAPQAPTEAVSA, encoded by the coding sequence GTGAACCCCACCTCTTTCGGTCTCTACGACCCTGCCCGCGAATCGAGCGACTGCGGCGTCGGTTTCATCACCCGACTCGACGGGACGCCGAGCCACGACGTCATCCGCAAGGGCGACGAAGCACTGTGCGCCATCCCCCACCGCGGCGGCAAGTCCGCCGAGGGTGTCGGGGACGGCGCGGGTGTCAGCATCGACCTGTCGGTGGAGTTCTTCAGCGCCATCACCGGACAGGAGCTGCGCGCCGGCCACTTCGGCGTCGCGAACTGCTTCGTCCCGAGCAGCGACGGAGCGCACGGCGCCGACGAGCGCGCCCGCGCCGAGCAGACCGTCACGGACGCCATCACGGCCGAGGGCTTCGAGCTGCTCGTCGTCCGCGACGTCCCGGTGGACCACTCCGTCGCGCGGCCCGAGGCCGAGCAGTACCAGCTGCCGATCGTGCAGTGGGTCTTCCGTGCGCCCGAGCAGTGGGACCGCGCCGAGGTCGACGCGGCAGCGAACCGTGCCCTGCTCGCGATCGAGTCCGTGTCCTACGGCGAGGCCGCCGAGCAGCGAGCCGAGCACGCCGCCCTGTACCCGCTGTCGCTCAGCGCCCGGACCCAGATCCTGAAGGGGCGCCTGAACTCGGGCGAGGTCATCGGGTACTTCACGGACCTGCGCGACCCGCGTCACTCGGTGCGGACGCTCTACTTCCACACGCGCTTCTCGACGAACACCGAGCCGCACCCGACGATGGCGCAGCCGTTCCGTCTGATGGCGCACAACGGCGAGCTGAACACCGACCGGAAGAACCGCCTGTCGGACGAGGCGCTGGCCCGTGCCCGCACCCGCAGCATCGTCCGCCCGCCCGGCCAGTCCGACTCGAGCCGCCTCGACCAGACCCTGCAGAGCCGCGTGTTCGACGACGGGCTCGAGATCGTCGAGGCCGTGGTGTCGCTCATGCCGCCGGCGTGGGAGAACGACCGCACGCTCACCGCCGACGTGCGGGACATGCTCGAGTACTTCTCGCTGTACGAGGAGAAGAACGACGGCCCTGCCGCCGTGATCTTCAGCGACGGCGACGTCGTCGGCGCGCGACTGGACCGCCTCGGGCTGCGCCCGCTGCGCACCGTCGAGACGACCGAGTACCTGATGGTGTCGTCCGAGGCCGGCCAGGTCACCTTCGACGCTGACGAGGTCGTGCACCGCGGCCGCATCGAGGCCGGCGGCATGCTCGTCGTCGACCACCGCACCGGGACCCGGATGCGGACCGGCGAGGTGCTGCGCATGCTCGCGGCTCGCCGTGACTACGGCACCCTGCTCGAGGCCGCCCGCGTCAACCTCGACGACCTGCCCGCGCCCGCGTACGACCGCACCAGGAACACCCTGGGCTACGCGGGCGACCTGTCGCTCGCCGGCCGCTACGTCGCGTACTCGCTGAACCAGGAGAGCTTCCGGTTCATGCTCGACCCGATGCTGCAGAACGGCTCGGAGCGGATCTCGGCGATGGGCTACGGCAACGCCATCAACGCGCTGAGCGACACCGAGGGCGGGATGGCGAAGTACTTCTCGCAGCGCTTCGCCCAGGTGACGAACCCGCCGCTCGACTCGATCCGCGAGGCCGACGGCATGTCGATGCGCGTCGCGCTCGGCGCGAAGCCCGACGGCACGGGCACCACGGGCCGTCAGCTCGTCGTGCAGTCGCCGATCCTGGGGCACCTCGACATGGTGCGGCTGCGGGAGCAGGACATCGTGCCGCTCGAGCGCTTCGACATGCTCTACGTGCCGGTGCCCGCCGACGAGCAGGCGAACGCCGACGCGATGCGCGGCGCGCTGGACGCCCTGTGCGACGCGATCGAGGCGTTCGCGGCGCGCGGTGGCGGAATCGCGGTCGTGACCGACCGCGAGGTGTCGTCGACCCGTGCACCCCTCCCCGTGATCCTGGCCGTGGCCGCCGTGAACCAGCGGCTCATCGAGACCGGTCTGCGCCTGCGGGTGTCCGTCGTGGCGGAGAGCGGTCAGCTGCCATCGTCACACCACGTCGCGACCGCGCTGGGCTTCGGTGCCGCCGCTGTGTACAGCTTGAGCGCTCGGCTGCGTGCGGAGGAGAAGTACCCCGCGGCGCCCGCACCCGCCGGCGAGCTGACCGCGACCGACCTGGCGCTCAAGCAGTTCCGCAAGGCGGCCGAGAAGGCCCTGGCGAAGACCATGGGCCGCGTCGGTCTGTGCACCGCCGAGAGCTACATCGGCGGCGAGTTCTTCGAGCCGAACTACCTCGACACCGGCGACGACGTGCTCGCCCGGATCTTCCCGCACATGCAGGCCCCGGTCGGCGGCGTCGGCTTCTCGCGCATCGCCCAGGCGGCGACGGACTGGCACGAGCGTGCCCGCTCGGTGGCGTCCGAGGGCCAGGTCCCGCTGCTCGGCCTGTTCAAGGAACGCTCCGACGGCGCCGGCCACTCGTTCGGCGTCGCGAGCGTGCGCGGGTTCGGCGGCATGACCGAGGAGCGTCCGGCCTTCGAGCGCTCCGGCGACTCGGACGCGCTGCGCCTGCTCACGCTCGGTCAGCTCGACGACTCGTTCGGCATCACCGACGCCGCGTACCGCAACACCGGCTACGACCGCCTCAGCGACGTCGAGATCGACCAGCACCGGATCACGCCGGGCTACGTCACGTTCCTGCAGACCACGCACGACGAGCGGTCGCGCCGTCCCGCTGCGCTCCGCGACGTGCTCGCGCTGCCCGCGGACGTCACGGGCATCGACACGGCGGAGGACTTCGCCCGCGAGCTCGGTCGCTTCTCGACGAGCGGCAACGCCAGCGTCACGGTGCGCGGGCTGTCCGGCTCGCGTCCGGCGGACGACCAGGACCTGCCGGGAGGCACGGAGCGGTTCCGCCTGGAGCTCGCGTCGACGGGCACCACGGGTGCACTGCGCCACCAGGCCCTCGCAGACGGCCTCGCGCTGCTGTACCCGGGCCAGGTCGACGTCGACGCCGTCGACGACACCCGGGTGACGCTCCGCGCCACCGGCGCGGCAGTGGGTCTGCTCGCCCTGCTCGAGAGCGCTCCCGACAGCGTCGAGCTCGACGAGGTGCAGCCGGCGCACGAGATCACCCGGACCCTGGCGTCCGGCGCGATGAGCCACGGTGCGCTCGTCGCCACCGCCCACGAGGCCGTCGCGCACGGCACGAACATGGTCGGCGGCATGTCGAACAGCGGTGAGGGCGGCGAGCACCACTCCCGCTACGGCACCATCCGCGGCTCGCGGATCAAGCAGTTCGCCTCGGGCCGTTTCGGGATCTGGGCGGGCTACCTCGCCGACCCCATGCTCGAGGAACTCGAGATCAAGATCGGGCAGGGCGCGAAGCCCGGCGAGGGCGGCCAGCTGCCCGCGCCGAAGGTCACGGTGGACATCGCCGCGGCCCGTGGTGGCACGCCCGGCGTCGAGCTCATCTCGCCGCCGCCGCACCACGACACGTACTCGATCGAGGACCTGGCGCAGCTCATCCACGACTGCAAGGCCGCCCGCGTCCGGGTGATCGTGAAGCTCGTGTCCTCCGAGGGCATCGGCACCATCGCGGTGGGCGTCGCCAAGGCCGGCGCGGACGTCATCAACGTCGCGGGCAACACCGGTGGCACCGGGGCCGCGGCCGTCACGAGCCTGAAGTACGCGGGCCGCTCGGCGGAGATCGGCGTCGCCGAGGTCCACCAGGCCCTCGTCGCGAACGGCCTGCGCTCGAAGGTCACGCTCCGCTGCTCGGGCGCGCACCAGACCGGCTCCGACGTCGTCACGAGCGCGCTGCTCGGCGGCGACAGCTTCGAGTTCGGCACCACCGCGCTCATGATGCTCGGCTGCGTCATGGCGAAGAACTGCAACGTGAAGTGCCCGGCCGGCCTCACCACGAACGCCGAGGCGTTCGAGGGCGACCCGCGTGCACTCGCGCAGTACCTGCTCAACATCGCGCACGACGTGCGGCAGATCCTCGCCCGCCTCGGCCTGCGCTCGCTGCGCGAGGCACGGGGCCGCACCGACCTGCTGCAGCTCCTCGACCACCCGGCGAGCGTCGGTCGTCTCGACGCCCGCGCCCTGCTCGCGCAGGTGCCGGAGAAGGTCGTGACGGACCCGGAGTACCTGGAGAAGGACTTCCACACCGACGACGCGCTGCTCGAGCGCATCCGCACGGCACTGGTCGACCACGCCCAGGAGCACGTACTCGTGCACGGCGTCCTGCTCGGCAACAGCGACAAGTCCGTCGGCGGCCAGCTCGGCATCGACGTCGAGCGCCTGCTCAACCACGAGCTCGGCGCCGAGGACGTCCAGGGCCTGCCCGCCGTGGCGACCGACGACCGCGGGCGCCGCCGGCTGGTCGACGGTGCCGTCACGATCCGCACCCAGGGTTCGGCCGGTCAGTCGTACGGCGTGTTCAACAACGACGGCATCGTGCTCGAGCACACCGGCACCGCGAACGACGGCGTCGGCAAGAGCCAGAGCGGCGGGCGGATCATCGTCCGTGCGCCCGGCGGCGGCAGCGCCGACCAGGGCGGCAACGTCCTGATCGGCAACTTCGCGCTGTTCGGGGCCACCGGCGGCCGCACGTTCGTCGAGGGCGAAGCCGGCGACCGGTTCGCCGTGCGGAACTCCGGCGCCACGGCCGTGGTCGAGGGCGTCGGCGACTTCGGGTGCGAGTACATGACCGGCGGCGCCGTGTTCAACCTCGGCGCGTTCGGCAAGGGCCTCGGCAACGGCATGTCCGGCGGGTTCCTGTACCAGTACGACCCGTCCGGTCAGGTCGCCCAGCGTGCCAGCACCGACTCGCTCCTCGTCTTCCCCGTCACCGACACCGAGCGCGGGGCGTTCCACGAGGCCGGGGCGCGACTGCTGCTCGAGTGGCACCTCGAGGCGACCGGGTCGGCGTTGGCCGAGCGGCTGCTGGCCGACTGGGAGACCACCCGTCAGCACGTGTACGTCGGCATGCCACGTGCGCTGCTGCTCACGCAGGACGCCGGTGAGATCCTCGCGGCGGCCACCCGCCCCGAACTGCTCGACGAGCTCGCGACCTCGATCGCCACGGACAAGCTCCGTGCGTTCAAGGTCGACTACCGTGACCAGCGCACCGTCCTCGGTGGTCGTGCCCCGGCGCTCGGCGACCAGGGCGACGACATGTTCTCGCTGCTGTCGTCGTACACGGTGCTCGGCGTCGCCCAGGACGTCGCCCTCGAGCGCGTCCCCGGTGCTGGCCCGAACGATCCCCGGGTCGCCGAGGCAGTGAAGAACCTCGTCCTGACCGAGGACTTCTCGGTCAAGCAGCGCGTCGTGAAGTACCTGCGTGGCACGCTCGACCGGTTCGCCGACGACCAGCTCGCGACGCTCATCGCGATCAAGCGACTCGACGACTACAAGCGTGCGCTCACGCAGCGGAACAACCGCAGCATGGACGCGCCGGGCACCACGGGGTGGATCATGCACCAGAACGCCAAGAACGACGGTCGCGTCCGCGAGGCGCGCTTCGACGAGCTGCTCGCGACCGCGGCGCTCGAGGACATCGCGCGCCGTGCACCGCAGGCGCCGACCGAGGCGGTGTCCGCGTGA
- a CDS encoding sulfite reductase subunit alpha, which translates to MSLLPPTGSLIPVDAPFSAAQESWLAGFIAGIAAAGKKASAAAPTTTIDVLFGTQTGNAEFLADELVAGAKARGLGGRAAALDAVTPEQLAEMTHVLVVTSTYGEGEMPDNAGLFWDAIQATTVPRLEGLQYAVLGLGDTSYDEFCQAGKLLDTRFEQLGATRVHDRVDCDVDFEDAAALWSAAVLDRLAAEAGATVAPGATTGSGAGDGVTATGGAGAGRASRPGSQWNKRNPYPSRLVENRLLSSPRSAKEIRHYEFDLGDSGIEYAAGDALAVVPVNDEVFVAELLEQVGANGGESFDGRPITEVLRSDREIRTPSKDLIADLVQRAPASELAAVVSHGDKHELDRWLWGRDVLDLLRDAGPAAPGLDELLPNLRPLQARQYSISSSPLAHPDRIHLTIASVRYGDPHRMYAGVASTFLADRVDPDGTVDVYLQPNASFGVPADESAPMIMIGPGTGIAPFRGFLHERAAAGATGRNWLFFGDQHRDTDFVYQDELAELQEQGVLNRLDLAFSRDQAEKVYVQTRMREQSAELFAWLEDGGHVYVCGDASRMAKDVEAALLDVIRTGRGRDEDDALSYLADLRRTKRYVRDVY; encoded by the coding sequence GTGAGCCTGCTCCCCCCGACCGGGTCGCTGATCCCGGTCGACGCACCGTTCTCGGCGGCCCAGGAGTCCTGGCTCGCCGGGTTCATCGCGGGCATCGCCGCCGCCGGCAAGAAGGCGTCCGCTGCCGCCCCGACGACGACGATCGACGTGCTGTTCGGCACGCAGACCGGCAACGCGGAGTTCCTGGCCGACGAGCTCGTCGCCGGTGCGAAGGCCCGCGGGCTCGGTGGCCGTGCCGCCGCGCTCGACGCCGTCACCCCGGAGCAGCTCGCCGAGATGACCCACGTGCTCGTCGTCACCTCGACGTACGGCGAGGGCGAGATGCCCGACAACGCCGGACTGTTCTGGGACGCGATCCAGGCGACCACCGTCCCACGACTCGAGGGACTGCAGTACGCCGTCCTCGGTCTCGGGGACACCAGCTACGACGAGTTCTGCCAGGCCGGCAAGCTCCTCGACACCCGCTTCGAGCAGCTCGGCGCGACCCGGGTGCACGACCGCGTCGACTGCGACGTGGACTTCGAGGACGCGGCCGCGCTGTGGAGCGCCGCCGTGCTCGACCGGCTGGCTGCCGAGGCCGGCGCGACGGTCGCACCCGGCGCGACCACGGGCAGTGGTGCCGGCGACGGTGTCACCGCGACCGGCGGGGCGGGCGCTGGTCGTGCCTCCCGGCCGGGGTCGCAGTGGAACAAGCGCAACCCGTACCCGTCGCGTCTGGTCGAGAACCGGCTGCTCTCCTCGCCGCGCAGCGCGAAGGAGATCCGGCACTACGAGTTCGACCTCGGCGACTCCGGCATCGAGTACGCCGCAGGCGACGCCCTGGCGGTCGTGCCGGTGAACGACGAGGTCTTCGTCGCGGAGCTGCTCGAGCAGGTCGGCGCGAACGGCGGCGAGTCGTTCGACGGCCGCCCGATCACCGAGGTCCTGCGGAGCGACCGCGAGATCCGCACGCCCTCGAAGGACCTCATCGCCGACCTCGTGCAACGCGCCCCGGCAAGTGAACTCGCCGCGGTCGTCTCGCACGGCGACAAGCACGAGCTGGACCGTTGGCTGTGGGGCCGCGACGTCCTGGATCTGCTGCGCGACGCCGGACCGGCCGCTCCCGGGCTCGACGAACTGCTCCCGAACCTGCGCCCGCTGCAGGCACGCCAGTACTCGATCTCGTCGAGCCCGCTGGCGCACCCGGACCGCATCCACCTGACCATCGCGTCCGTCCGCTACGGCGACCCGCACCGGATGTACGCAGGGGTCGCGTCGACGTTCCTCGCCGACCGGGTCGACCCCGACGGTACCGTCGACGTCTACCTGCAGCCGAACGCGTCGTTCGGGGTGCCGGCGGACGAGTCGGCCCCGATGATCATGATCGGTCCGGGCACCGGCATCGCGCCGTTCCGCGGGTTCCTGCACGAGCGGGCCGCGGCGGGAGCGACGGGGCGCAACTGGCTCTTCTTCGGCGACCAGCACCGCGACACCGACTTCGTGTACCAGGACGAGCTCGCCGAGCTGCAGGAGCAGGGCGTGCTGAACCGCCTCGACCTGGCGTTCTCGCGCGACCAGGCCGAGAAGGTCTACGTGCAGACCCGGATGCGGGAGCAGTCCGCCGAACTGTTCGCCTGGCTCGAGGACGGCGGCCACGTGTACGTGTGCGGTGACGCCTCGCGGATGGCGAAGGACGTCGAGGCGGCGCTGCTCGACGTCATCCGGACCGGTCGCGGACGGGACGAGGACGACGCGCTGTCGTACCTGGCCGACCTGCGCCGCACGAAGCGGTACGTCCGCGACGTCTACTGA
- a CDS encoding ATP-dependent DNA ligase, whose translation MGQLIYDGQPLDLRIDDRAMTHLQIVIVNMLRREHRFAFSWKDDVIHGNGRSTIWLNPNVSLHFKFSGSRVPSINRSWLEDLYASATSGSGLVLTPEPPDTSTAADSAWSRAVAPGDADDASGTPSGSTAE comes from the coding sequence ATGGGTCAGCTCATCTACGACGGCCAGCCGCTCGACCTCCGCATCGACGACCGCGCCATGACACACCTGCAGATCGTGATCGTGAACATGCTCCGACGTGAGCACCGGTTCGCGTTCTCGTGGAAGGACGACGTCATCCACGGCAACGGCCGCAGCACGATCTGGCTGAACCCGAACGTCAGCCTGCACTTCAAGTTCTCCGGCAGCCGGGTGCCCTCGATCAACCGCAGCTGGCTCGAGGACCTCTACGCCTCGGCCACGTCCGGCTCGGGGCTCGTCCTGACCCCGGAACCGCCGGACACGAGCACCGCGGCCGACTCGGCGTGGTCACGAGCCGTGGCCCCGGGGGACGCCGATGACGCTTCGGGGACACCGAGCGGTAGCACGGCTGAGTGA